Within Primulina huaijiensis isolate GDHJ02 unplaced genomic scaffold, ASM1229523v2 scaffold40265, whole genome shotgun sequence, the genomic segment aatttaattttatgccGTGATGGTACGTACCATCTATATATATCTCCATAGAgggacacacacacacacacatatattttgtTACTCTCAACATAGGATagaaatgtaataaaaaaattttggagatattattgaaaatttctcatcactttaaaaaaaaaacgaaaatgaaTTCATGCACTCAATGTTCTATATATAAAATTACatcttgataaaatgaaagacAAACTTATATGTGGAAAACAAATTTGCATGATCGAATACTTATAGCTGACTAGTCTGTGTCCattataatttgtaaaaaaatcttGTATATGAATGATGTGATGCAATCGAACTCTTAATTGTGTGACCTTTAAATACCACTTGAATTCTAAATTACAATTCTTgtcatatatatttgtgatttaagttttttatattatcaaatttaagttttaCTTCTATATCAATCGATTTAGTCTTTTTTAGAGGGTTGAAATTTGACATTATAGATgacaaaaagaaattaaaattgtcaaaaataaaaataatagacttaagttgaaatttgacaatataaataactaaaatcgaaaaatataacataaaaaaaacacaattttccCTCACAATAACTAATTTAGGTTATTAATTTAAAACTTTCGGGAATTAACTAACGGAATTGGACAATGATGACTGATAGTTTATTGCATTTCGAtcctaaaaaattaaattaattgggtAGTTTGTATTACATTGAAAGAGAAAGATTTCTAAAgtgaaatacaaaaattttgagATTAATAATTTAATGCTCAGATTTGTTCAATCATACCTCGGTGTATGTAGTTATATTTCACCATTtgtataaaatattatcatttttaattaGTAGGTGAATAACACATATTCACCACGATCAAAAATAATCATCTTCTAAAAGATGTTGTTTAGGACCGTTAAGACGCTAGGCAGACGGCCTACATAATATAATACTAGTTACTTTGCACACGTTATACGTGTGTGTATagtcttttttttatattatcgatggactaaagtgaaattcgacaaattatggaaaaactaaattgatatttgaattgttgagataaaaaaaataaaaataaaagtgtgtgttgaaattttaaaaaaacaaacaaacaaaagtgtaatattagtatcatataaaggtaaagttggaagaaaaaattggtGTCATTCCTAGGTGGTTACTATCAagtcctcaactttaataaaatataatagatatataattattttaaaactattttaaaaagattattcaatatatttttcaattaaagtGTATCGAGCAAAGAAAATAtgtcattgattttaaatttaaatttgatataaaaaaattattgtataaatatgaagataaaaaaaaagaattgtatattaaggtaaaaaaaaaaggggCCTAGGCGAAACACTACATAATTTAACGTAAGATGCCATATTttggatttgatattatacGATACTCAAAgctcaaaaaattaaaagaataaaatgaatttttttttaaatttaaaccaTATTTATTCATTTCAGAGCAACCTTTTTTCCCCTTCTTTTTAAACTTTATTATTATCTACCGTACCATCTTTTGTTTGTCATGCCCAAACAAACAGGAAAATTCACATTTTCCAATGCACTTTCTTTTTTAATGTTACAAAGGCAACCACGCCAAATTCAAAGTAAAAGCGAAAGCAGAGTgaaaccaaaaataaatttgttaggAATGCAATCaatcaatattatttattacttTCAAATTTCAGGCCAtatgttattaattattaaagaaagaaaaagagggATGAAGATAATTTAAACCAATGTTTTTATAATTGTACCGTAATTGAATCGGTCAACTCTAAACTGGCTGTTTAATCGGTCGGAGTAAACAttgttataatataaaataataatatatttaaaaggtgtatgtaaataataaaatatattttttaatgtttaaaagataaaaaaattctaatattaataaaataataacctTAACAATGTTGAAATCCAACTAATCATATAAATAacagaaaaataaattcaaaaaattgtgAATCGGTCCAACGAGTTTTTGACCGGTTCAACATCAGTTTAACTGGATGTTGATCGTTTTCAATCGGTTTAACAGGTAAATCGATTTTTTGAAGATATCTAGATTGAACCCGTAACTGATTCCCAATTGAACAGACCGATTCTGAAAACACTTATTTAAACTAGTGAACTCTTATCTTGGGTTTAGCGTATGTTAATGTCAATATATGAGAATGCATTAAGTATTTATAGACAAGAAATTTCATATGTTAGTGAAATAAATTGATGTGTACTAAAAATATATTGCAGTATATACATGCGCAAAAAGTATGGCCTAGTCATAGTATAACAAAGtgcaataaaatattaataactttttttatgataataaaattCTCAGCCCCTATCATTTGTGATACGCTAAGGCTGCGTTTGGTTTAgaggataaaataataaaatgatcaagagagaaatgataaaaaaaaaatgattgaagtagaaatataatatataatgataaaataatattatgtttggtatgatgggataattaataattttttgatgaattgacAACATTGTCTTTCCATTTTTGCGTCGGCGGTCGGCCTTTGGCGAGGGTTGCCGGTGGGCAGTCGGTGgaaggaagtggtggtgagtttggattTAAGAGAaggataaaattgaaaaaataagatGGATTAAGAGTGAGATAAATAATCATAAGGAGTGAAgatgtattattttaacctacctAAGTAAATCTCAAACAAACCATACTTAATAAACACTATGTGAAACGTAACTCGAAAAAACGTTGATAAGAAAAAAAtcgaatttttaataattaatcaaacatttaatttattCCTTATAAGTAAAATTCAGAATAAAAGCCAAACAGACAAAACCAAATtatcccaaaaaaatttaatatcaatAACACCTCTGAATAATGACaagaaatcaatatatttaaaacaaGTAATTGTATAAAATAGGAAGATGATCAATCTTTATCTGAAAGagaatatatgaattaaaaaaatcattttgttTGCCTCTCATCAATACCACTCCATTAAATTTACAACACAGGTTACAACAAAGCACCGCTGGCTCTCACCATCCTAAATCAGAATTAACTTAAACTACAAGGACTACAacgaaatgaaaaaaaaagaacccAAACCAACAAATTATCACTTATCCCCCAAACCTATTCAGCTTACTTCAATCAAGCCCCTACTGGCGCTGCTACAGCCGGTTTCACCTTCGGCGGCCTGCCACGGCCCCGCGGCTCTCCTCCTGTAGTGGAGAGAGCAGGGATACCGGTAGTCACCTGCTCCGCCGCAGCCTTCGGCGGCCTGCCACGGGACCGTGGCTCTCCTCCAGTTGCAGAGGTAGTGGGGGTATCGGTAGGGACCTGCTCCGCCGCAGCCTTCGGCGGCCTCCCGCGTTTTTTCCCCGACATTGAATTTGTTGCAGAAGCTGGATTTCGTTTGGGAAGTGGCGGATGATCGGAAGTATCACGGGATTTGGGGGGGCGTCCCCGGGGACGCGGCGGTGGTAGGACAGTTCCCGGAGGAAGCGGAGCCTTTGGTTTCGGGGGACGCCCGCGACCGCGGCGAGGTGGCGAATTGGGGTCGGGTTTAAGGTAGTTGTTCTTGAAAAACACGACCTGGCCTGAAGATTTCATCCTGTTGAGATGGTGCGTGAGGAGAGTGGAGTAAGCGGGTGGGAGGTTTCCGTAGGTGGATTCTATGTGCTTCGAGATCGAAGTTTTGTTCGAGCCGTTCTTCTCGTTCAGTTCTTCGATAGCTGTTAAGATCATCTGCAAAATAATTCCACGGTCTTTGAAGAAATACTCGAGAGACGGAAGAGAACCAATCGTAAAACTAAAAGAAATTTGTGTCCGATACGAATAGTTTAATGGGAAAACGCATGTAAAATGAACTGTGAGAGTGGAAGGAAGCTGAAAAAAGTTACTTCTGAATTGCGGAAAACGCGATCTGTAAAATGTAATTTCAGTAGCTTTCAAGCTGGTCGATAAATATTAACTGGGAGCAATTTAAAggagctaaaatttgaaatttggagttAATATCCATTGTTggagtaataaaatttatcagaaAACGAAGAATGAAAAAATTGTGGGCCGGAAATCACAAATTCCAACgatattttgaagaaaattcagGTTTACAAAAATCATACCTCTGGATACTGAGGCAGCGTGGGCGGAAAAACTTGAGTCGGAGGCTGAGGCTGAGCTGCGAATTGGGGATTGAAACTTTGCTGTTCTTCAGCCGCCATACTCACAGAAGAAACCTCAAAAATTCCAGTAAAATTCAAGCTTTATAGTTTGAGAAAAAAGGGAAGTTGGAGCAAGAAATAGTCCCCACCGGACGGAAGGGAACTGTAGGAAAGTGAAGAAATTGGGTTAAAACATCGGCTGTAGGAAGGGATTTAAAAGGGGGCGAATAGATCGGAGCTAGATCGAGAACTGAGTGACATCCAACGGCTAGGGATTCGCTTCTGGGTTCTCATCTAAGGGTTCAATTTGTTCATCGACGTTGTCACGTGGATCGTTGACGTGGCTGTGCTATTTcttatcttttttaaaattttatatgtgcAGTTACTTGTTTGCCCTCCCATTTTGAATTTTGGATATTATATAACCTGCTTTTTCATCTCCACTATTTGGCCTCACCACAAGTTCAACCTAGCTCAAAGTACTAAAATTAAATCAGTTTGATcccaaacaaaaataaatcatttagatcttgtgataaattttttgcgaaagaaatttcaaattaaaaaagaaaagaaaagaaaaattgattGTCATCCACTCGAACTAATTGAGTCGACTACTAACTCATGTTATACACTACCCGAaccaaataatttcaaatacaaGATGTGGGATgaatgaaagaatattgatgataacaaaatatAATAGGTCAGGAATTTGATTAATTTATGCATAAAAGCGACTATCAATTTATCATAATTCAAATCTAATCACTTGCATTGTACTAAAAGAATAAATAGATATGTAGATGTTTACCAAAGTAAAGCAAGAGCATGTAAAACAAGTGCTGAAGATGCGCGTCACATATCTTCCTTACTCCTCCAAGGGGCGAGGAGCCAGCGAGCCAAATTATCCAAATGCGGTGATGTTGGTAGGCTCCGCGCTTTGAAGCTCACCACCGATGGTTGAGCATGGTTCCCACGCACTGTCTGGTTAACAGTTGATCGGATCTCGGTAGTTCACCCATCGGTGGTTATGGTATTTCAGACATGGTATGGATTTTCAATGATAGGATAAGATGAGAGAAGAAGCCGACAATTTGAGTAATAATTTTGGAAAGTCAAGCAAGCAAGGCACTTGACCAAACGTTACTCCCATAGTCCAACTAGAGAGAAAAAATACTTTCATCTGTACAGAAACAATACATTTCAAAGAATATTATCCAAAAAACAGAAGCTTAGTTTTGCATAGGTTGCTTTCCCTTCTTCGAATCTAACTTTTCACTCATGAATCGCAAAGTACTTGCAGTCGCTGTCACAGTTTGTGAACCTGTCGTCGAGCCGAAGGATTTTGAATTCGATTCACCAGAACTTCCTGTTTTGGAAGATGAAGTACCTGCCTTGTGAGGCTTTCTGTACCTGGAATCAGTGTACCCAGGTCTCAACGGATCCTCAAGAACAGTCGGTTTCCTTGATAATAATATGACTACGCGTCGCATGTCGGGACGTATATGTGGATCTGATTGGGTGCAGAGTAATCCGATCTGTATAAACATTGATATTTGATCTCTATCCGATGATGGTGCCATTGTAGGATCCACAATTTCAATGATCCGATTTTTCTTGTACAGTTTGTATGCCTGAAAATGTAGACAGCAAAAGTTTCCAAGACTATATCATGATTGCATTACATCAGCATCATTTTGAACAAAAGATCAAGTCCTCACCCATTCAAGCAAGCTTTGGGAATCAGGGTCTCGATTAAACGTGGAATTTTTCTGTCCGCTGATCAGCTCAAGAACCACAACACCAAAGCTGAAAACATCAGCTTTTACAGAGAGATTGCCATGCATGAGATACTCTGGTGCCATATAGCCACTGTCAACAAATTAATACTTTGGTTGGTTAATTTTTCCCAGTTGCCACCAAATGGAATGAACTTGGATGTTATCACCACATACTAATCAGGGTTTTGGATGGTTAAATTTGACGAGTGTCTCAAAAGTGTTCCAGAAATAATATAGCGACCATTTAAGAAACAATTAGCATCCATTTTTTCAAAGTTTTCAGATTTTCTACCTCTTGTTTTAGAGATTTGGCAGCTTGGTGATGTTGGTTAATGGGAAAACTATAAATCTGCATAACCTACATAtccaacataaataaaaaaaaaacaactaatTCTCAAGATAAATCATTAAATCCTaaatttagttttaaatttcataaaagACCTTTTCAATCTTTTTCACTAGACAGAAAAACTACATTAACAGAGAAACCATTGTCTTTTTTACGGTGTGGAGACTTACTTGGTACCAGCTACACGAGTGTTGATATGTGTTTGATCTTCGGGATAGAGACGTGCAAGGCCAAAATCAGCAATCTTCGGTTCCCATTTTTCATCGAGCAGAATATTGCTAGCTTTGATATCTCGGTGTATGATGCAACAGTGAGCATCCTCATGAAGGTAAAGCAAGCCTTTTGCAATGCCTGTTATCATGTCACGCCTTCGATCCCAATCAAGTACTTCTTGTCCGTGAGACTCTAaatcgttattacaacacaTTAATACTTGAAACAGCATTTGTAAGAGGCGggtaaattttgttttgatacTGTACACATCTACAAATACAGCTAATCAGCAGAAGAAAATGGAATCGTTTGGGCAGTATTCTAGTTCGACCTATTCAAACGACTAATTCTTCGCACATAAGGTTCAAATAAGAATCCCAACCGAAGAGGAAATCAAACAATTTCTAATAGACTAAGAGTACATGGACACTGCATGCCTACATTAAAGTTATCGGTAATCTTTGACCTCGAATTAAAACAATTTCTCTAAGAATTTCAACTTAAATCCTCATTTACATCTTGCTAAATGTGTTGTTTGTATACATGAAATATAAACGCCTAGGTAATCCAAAAGAGGGCAGAGTAAACATTTGAATGACCCTTACCTTTCCTAATACTAGAATCAATGCTAAGATCGAATGCTTGAAACCAACAATTCCACCGTCGGCTAAAATATTGGCCAACATAGTCGAATAATTCGTTAAACTTCATTCTCTGAACAAATATTGATAATCAAAGATCCAAATGTTGATACAAAACGCATAATTAACTAAAAGTACTTACTGAACAAAAGTTTGTCAAGGCTCTCATTAGCAACATATTCATAAACAAGAAGCTTTTCTGCACCCTTCACACAGAAACCCAACAGGTTCACCACATTCCTGTGCTGCACAAGGGCCAACAAGTTTGCCTCATTTTCAAACTCTTTCTTCCCCTGACTCGACCTCTGTGACAGCTTCTTTACAGCTATCACTCTCCCATCAGCCAATTTACcctaaaaaatatcaaatatcaaaaaCCCAAAATCATATCTTGATTCGAAGTTCACACCCATTcctaatgtatttttttaaaaaaatagatccACGCTTTTCATTCATATAAAGGAACCTATGGCTCAATCTTGGGATCTAATTTTACCTTGAATACCGGGCCAAATCCCCCTTCCCCAAGCTTGTGATCAGGATGAAAATTGTTGGTTGCTTTTGAAAGGGTTTCAAAAGAGAACTGCTTGTGTGCTTGTGCTGCAATTTCCTCCAAGTCCGCTCCGTTTTGATCTTTTGAATAGATCAAACAGTAACGAAAAACACACACAACGCCATTAAATTTTAATGACcagaaaacaaaaatcaaacgaCTGCGTATTTACAATTCACCAAAAAAGAAACCTTTTCTTGCCAGTGCTGTGAAGGGATTCACCAGTTTCTGAAGGAAGCGTTTGGATTTAGTCATCGGATCCTACCATTTCATGAACAAGATTATTTACTTGATCCCCCCAACAACAAAAAAAGCTTTGCGATTTCTGTTGAATTTCCTTGAAAATCTGGTTTCCGGAAGACTATTATTCAATTGTTTATGTAATAAAGACAACTCTTTCAGATAAATACGCGTCCAATTGATTTGTTCTAAGTTCTAACATCTGAGATTTTTCCCAGGCAAGCTAACGAGTTGACTTTTAAGCccacaaatattatttatccatgTTTACGGTTGGTAAATGTATTTATTCAATTTAGGCGATTTATTTATCTGCCCAATACGAGATAAGAATAAGAGATCTCAAAAGCGAAGTAAATTTGACCAATAAACTTTTTGTGATTTCCCCTACTGAGAACAGccaacgtaaaaataaaaaaaagaaattcaccAATAATActactatttaaaaaaaaaaacaaaaagtttaATGAATAATAAGCTTACgaatgatatttaaaaattcaaataaattttagaattttttatttaaaaaaacaacaaatcTCTTTCTTTCATTCTTCTGCCTCCCTCTCAGTTGAGGAGAATATCATGTTATTCATATATCGTCATGCACCAGCATTTTTTGGCCCTTAGACCATCTACAaacacaaaatctattttggtgcaaatgttacactaaaatagtgcgatttctgtaccaaatataacattcatctccaactcatttatttcaaatcttacgccaaaaaaaatattttcaaaatattccttttattttacatatactaattattatattttatttaatatatttttaattacgactaatgttttattattaataaatttatatgaattattatattttatttaatgtattattatatcaattttttgtatttgtattaaattatattaattataaatcattaaatcaaataagtttttaaatattaataattaacataaataagtaaatattttaaaaatcaacaattattattttttaatttttatgattaaatatctaattattaaaataataaaatNNNNNNNNNNNNNNNNNNNNNNNNNNNNNNttttattattttaataattagatatttaataataaaaattaaaatatgatagaAGCACCAACTCCGGATGTAGAAATGGTTGTCGATGAGAATATcagatttcaagaatttctcgCTCGATATAAAAGGATAAAAGACAAATATGCTCACTATGCACTACGAAATGTTTTAATTGATCATTTGTGGGAGGAATACAATTGTTCAGAATTTGGATTCATATTAagttctaaaaataaattatctgtattaaaattatgtcaattttaataatgaagCATTTGTATTAATTCGTATTATAAATATTAGAGTTAATACATAtaagaatcaaataaataaatttaactattaataaaaataaaattataattataatactaatattaacattaattataattatattgttacatttataaataaatagtaaacaaaaataatattttaggaatatactttttagtgtaagatttgaagtaaatgggttggagatgaatgttatatttggtgcagaaactgcactattttggtgcagaaactgcaccaaaatagatttatgggttggagatggccttaGCGCAGGAAAAAGGGACTGCGCTATTAATACATAtaagaatcaaataaataaatttaactattaataaaaataaaattataattataatactaatattaacattaattataattatattgttaaatttataaataaatagtaaacaaaaataatattttaggaatatactttttagtgtaagatttgaagtaaatgggttggagatgaatgttatatttggtgcagaaactgcactattttggtgcagaaactgcaccaaaatagatttatgGGNTCGGACTCCACTACAATAGAAAAATGATtcagatatcataatattatttttattttagaatgAAAAGTTGTATGAAAACATATAAATCTAATATAATTGTTGgaaccaaatattttaaaagggtGAGGCAAACCTATTATCACGTGTCGTCTTGTTTTGAATTTATGCAAAGTTACATTCTTTAATCGACGGACACcacaaatttctttttttttttaaataaaataaaatgtagaaCCACGAGCAATCATTTCTTTGAGTCGCGCTATTACCtgtaacttaattaattaatcttttaaaggtATAATCGACCTGCCTAGTGCCTACCCaaacaaattttgttatttaatttacatcaactaaaaaaaaaaatacaaaagggATCGAAAGAGGATTCAAACTaagtaaaatattaaaaattgtgATGTGCTCCATTTGGAATCTTCTGTCCTACATCTGTAACTCATTTGCAGTTTATACATATTAGATGAATGACAATAATATATCcaacattttaaaattctatgaaTATAAGAGCATATgaatatgtatgtatgtatgtataa encodes:
- the LOC140969184 gene encoding cysteine-rich receptor-like protein kinase 43 gives rise to the protein MTKSKRFLQKLVNPFTALARKDQNGADLEEIAAQAHKQFSFETLSKATNNFHPDHKLGEGGFGPVFKGKLADGRVIAVKKLSQRSSQGKKEFENEANLLALVQHRNVVNLLGFCVKGAEKLLVYEYVANESLDKLLFKSHGQEVLDWDRRRDMITGIAKGLLYLHEDAHCCIIHRDIKASNILLDEKWEPKIADFGLARLYPEDQTHINTRVAGTNGYMAPEYLMHGNLSVKADVFSFGVVVLELISGQKNSTFNRDPDSQSLLEWAYKLYKKNRIIEIVDPTMAPSSDRDQISMFIQIGLLCTQSDPHIRPDMRRVVILLSRKPTVLEDPLRPGYTDSRYRKPHKAGTSSSKTGSSGESNSKSFGSTTGSQTVTATASTLRFMSEKLDSKKGKQPMQN
- the LOC140969168 gene encoding uncharacterized protein; the encoded protein is MAAEEQQSFNPQFAAQPQPPTQVFPPTLPQYPEMILTAIEELNEKNGSNKTSISKHIESTYGNLPPAYSTLLTHHLNRMKSSGQVVFFKNNYLKPDPNSPPRRGRGRPPKPKAPLPPGTVLPPPRPRGRPPKSRDTSDHPPLPKRNPASATNSMSGKKRGRPPKAAAEQVPTDTPTTSATGGEPRSRGRPPKAAAEQVTTGIPALSTTGGEPRGRGRPPKVKPAVAAPVGA